The Calothrix sp. PCC 7507 DNA segment GTGAGTTTTTCGGCAAACACTGCTGGATCGAGAGGTTTTCCCCATTCAGCGATAATTGCTTCGACATGCAAACCATAGGCTTGACCAACTTCTACCCAACGTTCACCAAACTTACCATTAGAGCCAACCAAAATGCGATCGCCTGGAGACAGAAAATTAATGATTGCTGCTTCCACAGCACCAGTACCGCTAACATTCAGTGTCAAGACATCACTTTGAGTTTGATGCAACCACTTGAGGTTTTCGTTTACCTCTGCCAAGATGTTGCTAAATTCACTAGTGCGGTGTCCAATCGGGTGTTTGGCTAATGCCAGTAAAGCCGCTTCTGGAACTGGCGTAGGACCAGGAATCATCAGCATCAGCTTATCTTTCATGTGTGTATCCTAAATTTAAATAAAAGTCAAAATTGTGGGGGATGGTGAAGACTGGTGGCAAATTCTAGACATGCAATTTGTCACCCATCTTGTAGTAAGTTCGACACATCCAGAAGAAAAGTACTGTAAGAGCTAAACTTGTGGAAACTCCGACTAATTTAAAATCCTGTTTTCAGTAATCTCACCAGAGGCGTAGACACCTTGTGGGCATCTGATCGAAGAGTAGGGGCTTGTTCTGGGCGAGTGGGAAGGAGACATCAAAATTCCTGATCCAGTTTGTCTAAATTTTTTAGCACCGACTATATAGAATCTCACAAATTTGGTTACAGGTACAGTGAGTTATGAAATTTTATCTACATCTACGCTTATTCAGTCATCAGGTAAATATACAAGTTAAATGCGTAACAGCTTAGAGTTATGAAGCAACTCACTTTCTTTTTGTGCAAACTCTCATGTCCCAAGCACCAGAAATTGCCGTTGAGTTTCGAGATGTCAGCTTCCAGATTAATCACCGTCCCTTGCTATCGCACTTGAATCTGACGATCTACCAAGGGGAAGCGATCGCATTATTGGGGCGCAGTGGTAGTGGCAAGACTACCACCTTAAAATTAATTAATCACCTGCTTGTACCCACTCAAGGACAAGTTTTAGTTAGCGATCGCCCGACAACTGAGTGGGATGCTATTCAACTGCGGCGACGCATCGGCTACGTCATCCAGGAAATCGGCTTGTTTCCCCACTTTAATATTGGGCAAAATGTTGGGCTTGTTCCCTCTCTAGAAAAGTGGACACAACCACGGATCGAGGCACGGGTCTATGAAATGTTACAATTGGTTGGCCTAGACCCGGAAAGATTTGCTCAACGTTATCCCCATCAACTATCTGGTGGTCAGCGTCAGCGAGTGGGTGTAGCTAGGGCTTTAGCCGCCGATCCACCTATATTATTGATGGATGAACCTTTTGGCGCACTCGATCCGATTACTCGCCTAGAATTGCAGCAACAATTCCACGATTTGCAAAAGCAACTGGGAAAAACTGTAATTTTTGTCACCCACGACATTCAAGAAGCTTTGTTCTTAGCAAATCGCATTGGGTTAATGTATGAAGGGAATTTAGTTGCTCTGGGAACGAAAGCAGAATTCCTCGAATCTCAACATCCAGAAGCGCAAGCTTTTATTGCTTGTTTAAATGTTGGGAAATTTAATCAGTGAACAGTGAACAGTAATCAGTGAACAGACTAATACTTATAGCCTTTCCTAGGCTACTGAAGTACAAATTTATCTGCGTTTATCTGCGTTTATCTGCGTTTAATTATTTTAGACCGTACCTTACTGGAGCGAGAAACGCTATATCTCAAGGCAAGTCACACAGTATAAATAACTGATAACTGAGTAAAGGAGATAACCTTGTTTTTCACCCAATACGCCCCAGAAATTCTCCTCCACACCGGGGAACACTTAGTCTTAGTGGCGATCGCGATGATGGTGGCGATCGCGATCGGGATTCCTTTAGGTATTCTCATCACTCGCCAACCAAAACTAGCCCAACCCATTCTCGGTTTAGCTAACGCCATTCAAACAATTCCCAGTTTAGCCATCTTTGGCTTCCTGATTTCTGTGCCATTTCTGGGAGGGATTGGCAAAATTCCGGCGATCGTGGCTTTGACTCTCTACGCCTTACTTCCCCTAATTCGCAACACTTATATTGGCATTAATAGCGTCGATCCAGCGATTCGAGAAGCGGGACGAGGGATGGGAATGACGGATTGGCAATTACTGCTACAGGTAGAAATTCCCCTCGCTTTAGGCGTGATTTTGGCGGGAGTTAGAGTCGCAACGGTGATTTCTGTGGGAATTGCGACTATTGCTGCAGCGATCGGTGGTGGGGGATTGGGAGTGTTTATTTTTCGCGGCATTTCTACAGTTAATAATCAATTGATTCTCGCAGGGGCCATACCTGCAGCTTTCATCGCCTTAGGTGCAGATTTAGCCCTGAGTTGGGTAGAAAAGCGATTGGCACAGCAAAGAGAAAAAAAAGGGAAACTTAATCGCCAATCTGGTATTTCTTTGGGCATATTAACATTACTAATTTTCGGATTAATTGCCTTTGCTTATCGACAAACACCACCAACAATTGTTATTGGCGCCAAAAATTTCACCGAACAATTTATTTTAGGAGAAATCCTCGCTCAACAAATTGAATCCCATACCAAGTTAAAAGTAGATCGCCGCTTCAATTTAGGGGGAACTTTTATTTGTCATGAAGCCGTAAAAGCCGGACAAATTGCTGGCTATGTGGAATATACAGGAACGGCATTGACTGCAGTTTTGAAAGACAAACCTGTCACTAACCCTGAATTGGTATATGAAAAAGTTAAACAAGAATATGACCAGAAATTTAAATTAGAAGTCATACAGCCTTTAGGATTTAACAATACCTTCGCCATGATTATTCGAGGCGAGGACGCTAAACGCTTGCAAATCAAAACACTCAGCGAAGCCGCTAAATATACTCCCCAATGGCAAGCAGGATTTGGCTATGAATTTCTCGAACGCAAAGATGGATATCCAGGGTTATCTAAAACCTATGGCTTAAAGTTTGCAAATATCAAACAAATGGAATTAGGATTGATGTATCAAGCCTTGAAGGAGAAAAAAGTAGATTTAATAGCAGCTAATTCTACAGATGGCTTGATTCCTGTTCTCAATTTAGTCATTTTAGAAGACGACAAGAAATATTTTCCCCCATATCAAGCTGTTCCTATATTTAATCAAGCCACGCTGCAAAAATATCCAGAATTACGGGAAGCCATTAATCAATTAGCTGGTTCAATTTCGACAGAAGAAATGCAAAAGATGAATTATCAAGTAGATAATCAATCACGTCCCGTTGAACAAGTTGTTAGTGACTGGATTAAATCCCATTGAAACCTTGATAGCTTTTTTATCAATTACCATCCCATTGTTCCTGGACTACCTTTAAATGGCCCGACAATATCAGAGGTAATCCATCCCCCATAGAAACCACCAGGTTGAGGTGTCACTAACTCATCATTTACATAGCAAGCATCCATTAAACTGACATAAAAAGCATAATATTCTTGAATCGCCACAAAATTAGTAGTTGGCTGAATATATCGCCAAGCAGCATGAGTTACACGCTTATCTCCAACGCTGACATCATAATATTGACACAAGCCTTTCCATTCACACCAAGTTTTTTTAGGTGTTTCTATTAAATGTTCCAGCTTAATGTCTTCAGAAGGGATGTAATATCCCGGAGGATGGCTAGTTTCTAATACTCTTTTAGCTTTGTTAGTTTCTGCCAAGACAATATTATTAAAAATTACCCTAATTTGTTTATCAGTATCTTGTAAACAAGCTGGACGTGGGTAATCCCAAACTGATTCTTGTCCAGGTTTTGGGGGGATAGGATCTGGTTTCATTGTTGATAATCTCCTGATTTAACAGTTAAGGAACGTGGATTAAATAAAGTGCAAAAGTAGGGTGTGTTAGCGGAGCGTAACGCACCATTCCCATTTAAATCAGAATTGCAGGTTATTAAATTTGCATTCCTAACTGTCACTATTGACGACAACTATAGCTGGGTAACGGTTACACCGATGATTTCTGTTCACTGTTCACGGATTTAAATGTCTTGAACAATTCTAAATCCAGCGTGTTGATAGAAATGGGGACGGAACCAATTGCGGTAATATTTTAAAGCTTCTGTGCCATTAGTTATCCAGCATCCTCCTAACATCATATGATGTTTGCTATCAAAAAAGATGGCAGAATTATCTTCATAGAGAGGATGAGGTTGATATCCTGGGAGGGGGTTTAAGTTATCACTCAACCATTCCCAAACATTCCCCCGCAAATCGTACAATCCAGAGCGACTTTTTGCAGTCTCTAACATCCCGACTGGACTAGGTGAGCCAAATTTTAAGTTGAGATTGTAATTATCTAAATCTTCTTCTCGACCATTACCATAAGTTACTAAATTGTACTCTGCTTCACTCATTAAACGAGTATCTTTACCTTTCCAACGACAGTAAGCCATTGCTTCATGATGATTGACTTCTACTGGCCAATCTAAAGGTAAGTCCATCTCGTCAAACATGGCTCGATATTTATAGCTACCATTTTCGTGGAGCCAAAATTTAGGAGATTGGATATCGTATTGAGTTTTCCAATGCCAAGATTCTTGATGCCAATAATCTTGATTTTCGTAGCCACCAGCCTTGACAAAATACAGGAAATCGGCATTGGTAATCAGATATTTACTGGCTAAAAAAGGTGCAACTGCAACAGTGCGATCGCCATATTCAATGTCCCAGCCGTATGTGGGATAATCATCCGGTTTGCCCAGTTTCACTACCCCAGCCAGAACTTCTATCATTTGATTATCAGCAGTGTAACCATTAAAAGGGGCATATTTCCAGTGTTGCGGGCGTTTCACTCGCTCAATTGGCAATTGGCGAATTAACATCGAAGAGGTTTCAACGTGAATGCGCTGGTGTTCAATCCCCATCATTAACGCCCACAAAGGATGTTTTTGATGAATTGGAAGAGTAATGGGGGTTTTCTGAATCAACTCGCAAATGATTTCATAAGCTTTTTCTCGATACTCCCAAACCGCTGGGACTTGTGTCAATTTAAGGTGACTGATGACATCCTTCAGATCATCAGGTATTTCCGGATCAACTCCAATTTCAAACAAGATTTCGTAGTCTGGGTTCAAACGTTTTGATAATAATTCAACCTGAATTAATTTATTGATATAGAAAACAGCCGAATGTCCTAGATAAAAAATGAGAATATTCCTCAATGGGTCGGGATTGAGATAAAATGTATCATCTCCCACCAAAGTTTTCATCAGAGTATCTTCAAGTTGCCAAGCATTATTAAAGTAGTTAAGGATCACTTGGCGTAGAGGTAGCCCGTCACAGTCATCACAACTATTTAGTCTTGGAGGATAAGCAGATTGCAAATTGTTCATGTTAGCTAATAGATGAAGCTTCTCCGTAAATTAATCAATAAGTCTGGGAAATCAAGATTTAAAGCTTAATTTACGGAGAGGTGTAGTGAATTATCTTCTAACTCAAATCTTGGTTTTGAGTTAATTCAAGTTTTAAGCTTGACAGAGCATTAAGCCAAACCACTGCTGAGGATCTGTCCAAACTTTCAGGGTTTGAAGTCCTTGCATCTCCAGTTCTTTTTGGAGAATTGCTAAATCGAACTTGCGAGAAATTTCGGTGAGAATACTTTCGCCGGCTTGAAATAAAACTTTTAAGTTGAGGATATCTAGGGACACATAATGACTCTCTTGGCAATGGAGATACATTTCAATTTGAGCCTCAGATTGATTATAAATTGCTTGATGAGTAAATAAATCAAGAGCAAAGTTGCCTTGGAAACGCCAATTTAAATGGGAAAGCATATTCAAATTAAAAGCAGCCGTTATTCCCTGACTATCGTTATAGGCTGCTTCTAAAATTTCCTTAGGCTTTTGTAAATCAATGCCAAGTAGAAAATAATCACCTGCTTTTAAAGTGTGAGCGATTTGGCTTAAAAATATTTCGCATTCTTGTGGTGTAAAATTCCCTATGGAACTTCCCAGGAAAAAAATCATCCGTGATTGTGAAGATGTCAATTCTAGTTTTTCTAAGGCTTGTTCATAAGTCCCTATTAAGCCATCAATAGACAGGGAAGGGTATTTTTGTTGTAGCTGCAGCACGCTATTTTTGAGAATTCCTCCACTGACATCAATGGGTATATATTTACATAAACCGGGAATTTTTTGGTAGGCATCTAATAAAAAGCGGGTTTTGGTAGAACTGCCACTGCCTAATTCTACCAGTTCACAAGCGCCTGTTATCTGAGCAATTTCATCTGCATATTTCTGCAAAATCAATGCTTCTGTTCGTGTTGGGTAATATTCGGGTAATTCACATATTTGTTCAAATAGTTCAGAACCGCGATCGTCATAAAAATATTTTGGCGGTAAACTCTTGGGTGTTTGGGTTAATCCTTGAATAACATCCTCACCATCATCATTGAGAGTTTGATGGTGATTTTTAAGAAGTGTTAAAGAAGTGTTTAACATTTTTTGTTTTTTCTGTTCTATATTCTAGTTATCAGATTTGCATATTTAGTTACCTAGATCAATACTTCATTAGTTAGGTGATGCTTGATAAAATAAACATAAGATTATCATAGAGTGTAGAGGCAAACTGATTAATCAGTATACAGTATGAATATTTTTTAGCATTAGTAGTATTTGTAGGGTGGGCATTGCCCACCAGATTCGGGTTTTGTAAGGCATAGCTCTACCTACGTTTAATTCAAAAATCACATATTAGTCCCAATAGAGTAGGAATATTTATTAGCATTAGTAAATTTAGCCGAACAA contains these protein-coding regions:
- a CDS encoding ATP-binding cassette domain-containing protein; its protein translation is MSQAPEIAVEFRDVSFQINHRPLLSHLNLTIYQGEAIALLGRSGSGKTTTLKLINHLLVPTQGQVLVSDRPTTEWDAIQLRRRIGYVIQEIGLFPHFNIGQNVGLVPSLEKWTQPRIEARVYEMLQLVGLDPERFAQRYPHQLSGGQRQRVGVARALAADPPILLMDEPFGALDPITRLELQQQFHDLQKQLGKTVIFVTHDIQEALFLANRIGLMYEGNLVALGTKAEFLESQHPEAQAFIACLNVGKFNQ
- a CDS encoding DUF427 domain-containing protein; the encoded protein is MKPDPIPPKPGQESVWDYPRPACLQDTDKQIRVIFNNIVLAETNKAKRVLETSHPPGYYIPSEDIKLEHLIETPKKTWCEWKGLCQYYDVSVGDKRVTHAAWRYIQPTTNFVAIQEYYAFYVSLMDACYVNDELVTPQPGGFYGGWITSDIVGPFKGSPGTMGW
- the ovoA gene encoding 5-histidylcysteine sulfoxide synthase gives rise to the protein MNNLQSAYPPRLNSCDDCDGLPLRQVILNYFNNAWQLEDTLMKTLVGDDTFYLNPDPLRNILIFYLGHSAVFYINKLIQVELLSKRLNPDYEILFEIGVDPEIPDDLKDVISHLKLTQVPAVWEYREKAYEIICELIQKTPITLPIHQKHPLWALMMGIEHQRIHVETSSMLIRQLPIERVKRPQHWKYAPFNGYTADNQMIEVLAGVVKLGKPDDYPTYGWDIEYGDRTVAVAPFLASKYLITNADFLYFVKAGGYENQDYWHQESWHWKTQYDIQSPKFWLHENGSYKYRAMFDEMDLPLDWPVEVNHHEAMAYCRWKGKDTRLMSEAEYNLVTYGNGREEDLDNYNLNLKFGSPSPVGMLETAKSRSGLYDLRGNVWEWLSDNLNPLPGYQPHPLYEDNSAIFFDSKHHMMLGGCWITNGTEALKYYRNWFRPHFYQHAGFRIVQDI
- a CDS encoding glycine betaine ABC transporter substrate-binding protein, with the translated sequence MFFTQYAPEILLHTGEHLVLVAIAMMVAIAIGIPLGILITRQPKLAQPILGLANAIQTIPSLAIFGFLISVPFLGGIGKIPAIVALTLYALLPLIRNTYIGINSVDPAIREAGRGMGMTDWQLLLQVEIPLALGVILAGVRVATVISVGIATIAAAIGGGGLGVFIFRGISTVNNQLILAGAIPAAFIALGADLALSWVEKRLAQQREKKGKLNRQSGISLGILTLLIFGLIAFAYRQTPPTIVIGAKNFTEQFILGEILAQQIESHTKLKVDRRFNLGGTFICHEAVKAGQIAGYVEYTGTALTAVLKDKPVTNPELVYEKVKQEYDQKFKLEVIQPLGFNNTFAMIIRGEDAKRLQIKTLSEAAKYTPQWQAGFGYEFLERKDGYPGLSKTYGLKFANIKQMELGLMYQALKEKKVDLIAANSTDGLIPVLNLVILEDDKKYFPPYQAVPIFNQATLQKYPELREAINQLAGSISTEEMQKMNYQVDNQSRPVEQVVSDWIKSH
- the egtD gene encoding L-histidine N(alpha)-methyltransferase; translation: MLNTSLTLLKNHHQTLNDDGEDVIQGLTQTPKSLPPKYFYDDRGSELFEQICELPEYYPTRTEALILQKYADEIAQITGACELVELGSGSSTKTRFLLDAYQKIPGLCKYIPIDVSGGILKNSVLQLQQKYPSLSIDGLIGTYEQALEKLELTSSQSRMIFFLGSSIGNFTPQECEIFLSQIAHTLKAGDYFLLGIDLQKPKEILEAAYNDSQGITAAFNLNMLSHLNWRFQGNFALDLFTHQAIYNQSEAQIEMYLHCQESHYVSLDILNLKVLFQAGESILTEISRKFDLAILQKELEMQGLQTLKVWTDPQQWFGLMLCQA